Proteins from one Flammeovirgaceae bacterium genomic window:
- a CDS encoding aminodeoxychorismate/anthranilate synthase component II, with amino-acid sequence MKILVLDNYDSFTYNLVYLLKELGLSPTVARNDKIEMAAVAGYDKVLLSPGPGIPNEAGIMKDLVREYGPHKSILGVCLGHQAIAEVYNASLFNMGEVLHGVTSNVSFPDQEEVLFRGVPQGIRACHYHSWAVDPNSLNGVLKVTAVNDKGLVMGIAHKRYDVKGVQFHPESILTQYGQEIIFNWVNS; translated from the coding sequence ATGAAAATTTTGGTGCTGGACAACTATGACTCCTTCACCTACAACCTGGTGTACCTCCTGAAGGAGTTGGGCCTGTCCCCAACGGTAGCCCGCAACGATAAGATTGAAATGGCCGCGGTGGCCGGCTATGACAAGGTTTTGCTTTCCCCGGGGCCGGGCATCCCGAACGAAGCGGGGATAATGAAGGACTTGGTCCGGGAGTACGGGCCGCATAAAAGTATTTTGGGAGTGTGCCTGGGCCACCAGGCCATTGCGGAGGTGTACAACGCGTCCTTGTTCAATATGGGGGAAGTGCTGCACGGGGTCACCAGCAACGTGTCTTTTCCCGATCAGGAGGAAGTGCTTTTTCGTGGCGTGCCCCAGGGGATCCGGGCCTGTCACTACCACTCATGGGCGGTGGACCCCAACTCCCTCAACGGGGTGCTGAAAGTGACGGCCGTGAACGATAAAGGCCTGGTCATGGGCATCGCGCACAAAAGGTATGACGTAAAGGGCGTGCAGTTCCATCCCGAATCCATTCTGACGCAATACGGGCAGGAGATCATTTTTAACTGGGTCAATAGCTAG
- a CDS encoding chorismate-binding protein, with product MNFKIFTRSKKLLADTLTPVNIYLKLRDVYAGSFLLESSDYHGHENSLSFICCCPMASFQVDDGRLAMKYPDGSTRVEALAKEGGLIDKLDEFKNAFELQQPATKYISGGLFGYMAYDAVRYVEDINLARHNREIPDVWYKVFRYVIVVDHFSNQIVLHENTVSPDAPSGLEELQRVIYSNRFSTFSFSALSGEASNISDEEYVKMVAAGISHCRRGDVFQIVLSRRFTSQFQGDEFNVYRALRSINPSPYLFYFDFGKFKIFGSSPEAQIQIKGNEAAIYPIAGTFRRTGDDKEDAKLATGLSEDEKENAEHVMLVDLARNDMGRDAEEVKVEVFKEIQYYSHVIHLVSKVTGKIKDGTALRVAANTFPAGTLSGAPKHKAMTLIDQYENVNRGFYGGAIGFLGFNGDFNHAIMIRTFLSKGNTLITQAGAGIVAKSDPQKELQEVNNKLEALRKAIKMAEGL from the coding sequence ATGAACTTTAAAATCTTTACGCGATCAAAAAAACTATTGGCCGATACGCTCACGCCTGTCAATATCTACCTGAAATTGAGGGACGTGTATGCAGGCAGCTTTTTGTTGGAAAGCTCCGACTACCACGGCCACGAAAACAGCCTCTCGTTTATTTGCTGCTGCCCCATGGCCTCCTTCCAGGTGGACGATGGCAGGCTTGCCATGAAATACCCCGATGGAAGCACACGGGTGGAAGCGCTGGCCAAAGAGGGTGGGTTGATAGACAAGCTGGATGAATTTAAAAACGCCTTTGAGCTGCAGCAGCCGGCCACAAAATACATATCGGGTGGGCTGTTTGGCTACATGGCCTATGATGCCGTGCGGTATGTGGAGGACATCAACCTTGCCCGCCACAATAGGGAAATCCCCGATGTATGGTACAAGGTGTTCCGCTATGTCATCGTGGTCGACCATTTTTCCAACCAGATCGTCCTTCACGAAAACACGGTTTCGCCCGATGCCCCTTCAGGCCTGGAGGAGCTGCAACGGGTAATCTACAGCAACCGGTTCAGCACCTTTTCTTTTTCGGCCCTTTCGGGGGAGGCCTCCAATATTTCCGATGAGGAATACGTAAAGATGGTGGCCGCGGGGATTTCGCACTGCCGGAGGGGCGATGTGTTTCAGATCGTACTGTCCAGGAGGTTCACCTCCCAATTCCAGGGGGACGAATTCAATGTGTACCGGGCGTTGCGGTCCATCAACCCATCGCCTTATTTGTTTTATTTCGATTTTGGGAAGTTTAAAATATTTGGTTCTTCCCCGGAAGCACAGATACAAATAAAAGGCAACGAGGCGGCCATCTATCCCATTGCGGGCACCTTCAGGCGGACCGGTGACGACAAGGAGGACGCAAAGCTGGCCACTGGCCTGTCCGAGGACGAAAAGGAAAACGCGGAACACGTAATGCTGGTGGACCTGGCCCGCAATGATATGGGCAGGGACGCGGAAGAAGTGAAGGTGGAGGTATTCAAGGAAATCCAGTATTACAGCCACGTGATCCACCTGGTGTCCAAGGTGACGGGGAAAATAAAGGATGGCACTGCCCTGCGCGTGGCCGCCAATACGTTCCCGGCCGGCACCTTGTCGGGCGCGCCCAAGCACAAGGCCATGACCCTCATCGACCAATATGAAAACGTCAACCGGGGTTTTTACGGTGGGGCCATTGGCTTCCTGGGGTTCAATGGCGACTTCAACCATGCCATTATGATCAGGACGTTCCTGAGCAAGGGCAACACCCTGATAACCCAGGCAGGTGCGGGCATCGTGGCAAAATCCGACCCGCAAAAGGAATTGCAGGAAGTGAACAATAAATTGGAGGCATTAAGAAAAGCCATAAAGATGGCGGAAGGATTATGA
- a CDS encoding 30S ribosomal protein THX, with translation MGKGDKKTKKGKIWRGSYGNSRKRAVNKATHAPVAKVAEGEAAKPKPKAKKAAKKAPRKKAKPADKE, from the coding sequence ATGGGAAAGGGCGACAAAAAAACGAAGAAAGGCAAAATATGGAGGGGCTCTTACGGCAACTCCAGGAAGAGGGCAGTGAACAAGGCAACACATGCGCCTGTCGCAAAAGTTGCCGAAGGGGAAGCGGCCAAGCCCAAACCCAAAGCAAAAAAAGCAGCCAAGAAGGCGCCCAGAAAGAAGGCTAAGCCTGCGGACAAAGAATGA
- a CDS encoding M13 family metallopeptidase has product MIRYPILSFIIGLLAFSCGTEQKGEAVHEGLNLADMDTTIRPQDDLFGFANGGWIARTEIPPDRGSWNSFGELTEHNNAILLQVLDEAANNPKYVEGSDQRKASDFFGIGMDSLLAEKVGASVLAPVFDRIKKINDLASLQQYLVEQEGEGGGAFFGFSVFPDLMDSKTNAAYLSSGGLGLPERDYYLKMDEKSVETRQEYKDHVTRMMQLAGEGPGQAKKSADQVMAIETQLAKATLTKEESRDPSRLYNKRAVPQLQALAGGIDWDGYFEGLGVHIDSVVVMEPEFIKACQKIIESNRWADVQAYLKWTAINGAAPYLGHAFVDESFQFNNRYLRGTEKLRPRWKRVLAVTDNYLGEAIGQLYVEKAFPPEAKKKAMAMVENIRLALANRIKQLDWMTDSTKQKALDKLSAFTVKIGYPDDWKSYAGLQVDKSPESSSYYQNVVNAARWSVKKNIEKLGKPVDRREWQMSPQTVNAYYNPLFNEIVFPAGILQPPFYNYKADEAVNYGGIGAVIGHEISHGFDDSGSKFDAEGNLKDWWKEEDLKRFQRKGDSLAKQFDKYEVLPGVFVQGEYTLGENIGDLGGVNVAYDGLQRFLRENGRPGPIDGFTPEQRFFISWATIWRSKDKDESLRTQVNVDPHAPNRFRANGPVGNVGYFYEAFNVRPGDELYREKADRVKIW; this is encoded by the coding sequence ATGATACGCTATCCAATCCTTTCTTTCATAATAGGCCTGCTCGCCTTCTCCTGTGGCACTGAACAAAAAGGGGAAGCCGTGCACGAAGGCCTCAACCTGGCCGATATGGACACGACCATCCGCCCGCAGGACGACCTGTTCGGTTTTGCCAATGGGGGCTGGATCGCGCGTACGGAAATCCCGCCCGACAGGGGAAGCTGGAACAGCTTTGGCGAACTGACGGAGCACAACAATGCCATCCTGCTGCAGGTATTGGACGAGGCGGCCAACAACCCGAAATATGTGGAAGGGTCGGACCAACGGAAAGCCTCCGATTTTTTTGGCATCGGGATGGATTCCCTGCTGGCGGAAAAAGTGGGTGCCTCCGTGCTGGCGCCTGTCTTTGACCGGATAAAGAAAATAAACGACCTTGCCTCGCTGCAACAATACCTGGTTGAACAGGAAGGGGAAGGCGGGGGTGCCTTCTTTGGTTTTTCCGTGTTTCCCGACCTTATGGACTCCAAAACCAACGCGGCCTACCTGTCTTCGGGCGGGCTGGGGCTGCCGGAGCGGGACTATTACCTGAAAATGGACGAAAAGTCGGTGGAAACCAGGCAGGAATATAAGGACCACGTGACGAGGATGATGCAGTTGGCAGGCGAGGGCCCGGGACAGGCAAAAAAATCCGCAGACCAGGTGATGGCCATCGAAACGCAACTGGCAAAGGCCACCCTTACCAAGGAAGAAAGCCGGGATCCTTCCCGCTTATACAACAAAAGGGCCGTCCCGCAATTGCAGGCCCTCGCAGGTGGCATCGATTGGGATGGTTATTTTGAAGGATTGGGCGTGCACATCGACAGCGTGGTTGTGATGGAGCCCGAATTCATCAAGGCATGCCAAAAGATAATCGAAAGCAACCGGTGGGCCGATGTGCAGGCCTACCTCAAATGGACGGCCATCAACGGTGCCGCCCCGTATTTGGGCCATGCCTTCGTGGACGAATCCTTTCAATTCAACAACCGGTATTTGCGCGGAACGGAAAAGTTGAGGCCGCGGTGGAAGCGGGTACTGGCCGTTACCGACAACTACCTGGGCGAGGCCATTGGACAGCTTTACGTGGAAAAGGCCTTCCCACCGGAAGCCAAAAAGAAGGCCATGGCCATGGTGGAAAACATCAGGCTGGCATTGGCCAACCGGATAAAACAACTGGATTGGATGACGGACTCCACCAAACAAAAGGCGCTGGACAAGCTCAGTGCCTTTACGGTAAAAATCGGTTACCCCGATGATTGGAAAAGTTATGCGGGCCTCCAGGTCGACAAGTCCCCGGAGTCCTCTTCGTATTATCAAAATGTGGTCAATGCCGCGCGGTGGTCGGTGAAAAAGAATATTGAAAAATTGGGAAAACCTGTGGACAGGAGGGAGTGGCAAATGTCCCCGCAGACCGTCAACGCCTATTACAACCCCCTCTTCAATGAAATTGTGTTCCCTGCGGGCATCCTGCAGCCTCCGTTTTATAACTACAAAGCGGACGAAGCGGTAAACTATGGGGGCATTGGCGCAGTGATCGGCCATGAGATATCGCATGGGTTTGACGACTCGGGAAGCAAATTTGACGCTGAAGGGAATTTGAAGGACTGGTGGAAGGAAGAAGACTTGAAACGGTTCCAACGGAAAGGGGATTCGCTGGCCAAACAATTTGACAAGTATGAAGTGCTCCCGGGCGTGTTCGTACAGGGCGAATACACGTTGGGGGAAAACATTGGCGACCTGGGCGGGGTAAACGTGGCGTATGATGGCCTGCAAAGGTTTTTAAGGGAGAATGGACGGCCGGGGCCAATTGACGGGTTTACCCCGGAGCAGCGGTTTTTTATTTCCTGGGCCACCATCTGGCGTTCCAAGGACAAGGATGAAAGCCTGAGGACACAGGTGAATGTGGACCCCCATGCCCCAAACAGGTTCAGGGCAAACGGGCCGGTGGGCAATGTGGGATATTTTTATGAAGCGTTCAACGTCAGGCCGGGGGACGAGCTGTATCGGGAAAAGGCTGACAGGGTAAAGATATGGTAA
- a CDS encoding GNAT family N-acetyltransferase, giving the protein MQHLPESLATERLMARKLKYEDAEEIFYAYASKWEATRYVSWPVHQSVADTNKYIRQAIADWEAGLAYNYSVRTKMDNKLIGSVGVVNDRGNVQVGYIMSPTVWNNGYATEAVSGLLKKLTTWKGVYRIWTFVDTGNVASQKVLQKTGMVEEARLVKWFRFVNQNNQPRDCVLYRWPNG; this is encoded by the coding sequence ATGCAACATTTACCCGAAAGCCTCGCCACGGAAAGGCTTATGGCCAGGAAGCTAAAATACGAAGATGCGGAAGAAATTTTCTATGCTTATGCCAGCAAGTGGGAAGCCACGCGGTATGTGTCCTGGCCGGTGCACCAATCCGTGGCCGACACCAACAAATACATCCGCCAGGCCATTGCCGACTGGGAGGCGGGCTTGGCCTATAATTATTCCGTAAGGACAAAAATGGACAATAAATTGATAGGCTCGGTGGGCGTGGTCAACGACCGGGGCAATGTCCAGGTGGGGTACATCATGAGCCCTACGGTTTGGAACAATGGGTATGCCACGGAAGCGGTATCGGGCCTGCTCAAAAAGCTGACAACATGGAAGGGCGTCTACAGGATTTGGACGTTCGTGGACACCGGCAACGTGGCCTCCCAAAAAGTGCTGCAAAAAACCGGAATGGTGGAGGAAGCAAGGCTGGTCAAATGGTTTAGGTTCGTAAACCAAAACAACCAACCCAGGGACTGTGTCCTCTACAGGTGGCCAAATGGATGA
- the fsa gene encoding fructose-6-phosphate aldolase, which yields MKFFIDTANLQEIKDAHDLGVLDGVTTNPSLMAKEGISGAGNIRDHYKAICGIVDNNVSAEVIATEFDAIIKEGRELAKIDDKIVVKVPMIKEGIKAIKKFHSEGIRTNCTLVFSPGQAILAAKAGANYLSPFIGRLDDISQDGLDLIAQVRHIYDNYGFETEILAASIRHTMHLIQCAEIGADVVTCPLKVIMDLLKHPLTDIGLEKFLADHKKANG from the coding sequence ATGAAATTTTTTATCGATACCGCCAACCTGCAAGAAATAAAGGACGCCCATGATTTGGGGGTGCTGGACGGGGTGACCACCAATCCTTCCCTGATGGCCAAAGAGGGCATTTCGGGGGCAGGGAACATCCGGGACCATTACAAGGCCATCTGCGGTATTGTGGACAACAACGTAAGCGCAGAGGTGATTGCCACGGAATTCGATGCCATCATCAAGGAGGGCAGGGAACTGGCCAAGATCGATGACAAGATCGTGGTAAAGGTGCCGATGATCAAGGAAGGGATAAAGGCGATCAAGAAATTCCACAGTGAAGGGATCCGGACGAACTGCACCCTGGTTTTTTCCCCGGGACAGGCCATCCTTGCCGCCAAGGCCGGGGCCAATTACCTTTCCCCTTTCATCGGGCGGCTGGACGACATCTCCCAGGACGGGTTGGATTTGATTGCCCAGGTGCGCCACATCTATGACAACTATGGTTTTGAAACCGAAATACTGGCCGCCAGCATCCGGCACACCATGCACCTGATACAATGTGCGGAAATCGGGGCAGACGTGGTGACCTGTCCGCTGAAAGTAATCATGGATTTGCTGAAGCATCCCCTTACCGACATCGGCCTGGAGAAATTTTTGGCAGACCACAAAAAAGCCAACGGCTAG